Proteins co-encoded in one Dyella japonica A8 genomic window:
- the flgK gene encoding flagellar hook-associated protein FlgK yields the protein MSNLLSIGASGLNAAQVALTTVGNNISNVNTTGYSRQTVVQTEAISQSGGGLTIGSGVDVQSVQRAYSDFLTSALWTANSGMQRATSTNNLATTLNSALSASGNLQGALDSFYGGFSTVANTPGVASSRQSLLGSAGQMVTVFNTLSQQFTAQLSQVNAQISTTVNSINTVASNLASINSKIHAAGNSVPNDLLDQRDNLVQTLSGYMGVSAFVQSDNTISVYGSSGQALVSGDKSFALQTAPNQYDASRTEVVDSTGTVVSGKLSGGTLGALLDYRSNVLDSVQNQLGQAAVALSTSVNTQQAKGLDLNGKQGGPMFSVPAPTVLTSNLNKGSASVSASISNVSQLTGSDYTLSYDGSKWNLATTSGQNVPMTANPDGTYSADGMTLSLSGTAQAGDSFQIQPTRQAASGLTLVMTDPNGIAAAAALSATAATSNTGTGSISAVTVTDPTNAALLSGATVSFPSANSYQVTNNAGTVLASGSYAAGQTISANGWSVTPSGTPAANDKFTIGANSNGLNDTSNALALAGLADTKILNGGTQSVIDSYGTLTTSIGTVGSQAASNLTTQTSLYNQAMSAQQSVSGVNLDEEAASMVKYQQAYQASAQVISTAQTIFSSLITALHG from the coding sequence ATGTCTAATCTCCTCAGCATCGGCGCCTCAGGGCTCAATGCCGCACAGGTGGCGCTGACCACCGTCGGCAACAACATCAGCAACGTCAACACGACGGGCTATAGCCGGCAGACGGTGGTGCAGACCGAGGCGATCTCGCAGAGCGGCGGCGGGCTCACCATCGGCAGCGGCGTCGACGTGCAGTCGGTGCAGCGTGCCTACAGCGACTTCCTGACCTCGGCGCTGTGGACCGCCAACTCGGGGATGCAGCGAGCCACCTCGACCAACAACCTGGCGACCACGCTGAACAGCGCGCTCAGTGCCAGCGGCAACCTGCAGGGCGCGCTGGACAGCTTCTACGGCGGTTTCAGCACGGTGGCGAACACGCCCGGCGTGGCGTCCAGCCGCCAGTCGCTATTGGGCAGCGCGGGCCAGATGGTCACGGTGTTCAATACGCTGAGTCAGCAGTTCACCGCGCAGCTGAGCCAGGTGAACGCGCAGATCAGCACCACGGTGAACAGCATCAACACCGTGGCGAGCAACCTGGCGAGCATCAACAGTAAGATCCATGCGGCCGGCAACAGCGTACCCAACGACCTGCTGGACCAGCGCGACAACCTGGTGCAGACGCTGTCGGGCTACATGGGCGTTTCCGCCTTTGTGCAGAGCGACAACACCATCAGCGTGTACGGCTCCAGCGGACAGGCGCTGGTGAGCGGCGACAAGTCGTTCGCCCTGCAGACCGCCCCCAACCAGTACGATGCCTCGCGCACCGAGGTGGTCGACAGCACCGGCACCGTGGTCAGCGGCAAGCTGAGCGGCGGCACGCTGGGCGCGTTGCTCGACTACCGCAGCAACGTGCTGGACAGCGTGCAGAACCAGCTCGGCCAGGCCGCCGTGGCGCTGTCCACCAGCGTCAACACCCAGCAGGCCAAGGGCCTGGACCTCAACGGCAAACAGGGCGGCCCGATGTTCAGCGTGCCCGCGCCGACGGTGCTGACCAGCAACCTCAACAAGGGCAGTGCGAGCGTCTCGGCCAGCATCAGCAATGTGTCCCAGCTCACCGGCTCCGACTACACGCTGAGTTACGACGGCAGCAAGTGGAACCTGGCGACCACTTCCGGGCAGAACGTGCCGATGACGGCCAACCCGGATGGCACCTATTCCGCCGATGGCATGACGTTGTCGCTTTCGGGCACGGCGCAGGCGGGCGACAGCTTTCAGATCCAGCCCACGCGCCAGGCCGCCAGCGGCCTCACGCTGGTGATGACCGATCCCAACGGCATCGCTGCTGCCGCGGCACTGAGCGCCACCGCGGCCACCAGCAATACCGGTACCGGCAGCATCAGCGCCGTGACGGTGACCGACCCCACCAACGCAGCCTTGCTCAGCGGCGCTACCGTCAGCTTCCCGTCGGCCAACAGTTACCAGGTGACGAATAACGCGGGCACCGTACTGGCCAGCGGCAGTTATGCGGCGGGGCAGACCATCAGCGCCAATGGCTGGAGCGTGACGCCTTCGGGCACACCGGCCGCGAACGACAAGTTCACCATCGGCGCGAACAGCAATGGCCTCAACGACACCAGCAACGCACTGGCGCTGGCGGGGCTGGCCGATACCAAGATCCTGAATGGCGGCACGCAGTCGGTGATCGACTCCTACGGCACGCTCACCACCAGCATCGGCACGGTGGGCAGCCAGGCAGCAAGCAACCTCACCACGCAAACCAGCCTGTACAACCAGGCCATGTCCGCGCAGCAGAGCGTGTCGGGCGTGAACCTCGATGAAGAGGCGGCCAGCATGGTCAAGTACCAGCAAGCTTACCAGGCCTCCGCGCAGGTGATCTCCACCGCGCAGACGATTTTCAGCAGTTTGATCACCGCGCTGCACGGGTAA
- the flgJ gene encoding flagellar assembly peptidoglycan hydrolase FlgJ — protein MAIPGDAAKSLNTWTDLSGFSALRQTAQSDAKAALPAVAKQFESIFTQMMLKSMRDASSGDGLMDSDAGNQWRDMFDQQLSVQLSQGGHGIGIAQMLVKQLGGALGGSSDGATGASANAASGDGWQQRLHSVASAVTSTGEKVLKLLPKDAEEFVRQLAPYAQQAAQKLGVSVRAVLAQAALETQWGKHLPTHSNGNTSNNLFGMKAGSSWDGDKVSVKTLEFEGGVPVQKHAQFRSYDNPGQSFNDYAQLISDNPRYARALNHGEDVVGFAKGLVSGGYATDPAYAQKIIAIANSPQMRDALDAIREGALKNVGSQPNPSE, from the coding sequence ATGGCTATCCCGGGGGACGCCGCCAAAAGCCTGAACACCTGGACCGACCTGTCCGGGTTTTCGGCACTGCGCCAAACCGCGCAGAGCGATGCCAAGGCGGCGTTGCCGGCGGTGGCCAAGCAGTTCGAGTCGATCTTCACGCAGATGATGCTGAAGTCGATGCGCGATGCCAGCAGCGGCGACGGCCTGATGGACAGCGACGCCGGCAACCAGTGGCGCGACATGTTCGACCAGCAGCTGTCCGTGCAGTTGTCGCAGGGCGGCCATGGCATCGGCATCGCGCAGATGCTGGTGAAGCAACTCGGTGGTGCGCTGGGCGGCTCGTCGGACGGCGCCACCGGCGCCAGTGCCAACGCCGCCAGCGGCGATGGCTGGCAGCAGCGGCTCCATTCGGTGGCCAGCGCGGTGACATCCACGGGCGAGAAGGTGCTCAAGCTCCTGCCCAAGGATGCCGAGGAATTCGTCAGGCAGCTGGCCCCCTACGCCCAGCAGGCCGCCCAGAAGCTGGGCGTGTCCGTGCGCGCCGTACTGGCGCAGGCGGCGCTGGAAACGCAGTGGGGCAAGCACCTGCCCACGCATTCCAATGGCAACACCAGCAACAACCTGTTCGGCATGAAGGCCGGCAGCAGCTGGGACGGCGACAAGGTGAGCGTGAAGACCCTGGAATTCGAAGGTGGCGTGCCGGTGCAGAAGCACGCGCAGTTCCGCTCTTATGACAACCCGGGCCAGTCGTTCAACGACTACGCCCAGCTCATTTCCGACAACCCGCGTTACGCCAGGGCACTGAACCATGGCGAGGACGTGGTCGGCTTCGCCAAGGGCCTGGTCAGCGGCGGCTATGCCACCGACCCGGCCTATGCCCAGAAGATCATCGCGATCGCCAACAGCCCCCAGATGCGTGACGCACTCGACGCTATCAGGGAGGGCGCCCTCAAGAATGTGGGCAGCCAGCCGAATCCCTCCGAGTGA
- a CDS encoding flagellar basal body P-ring protein FlgI — protein sequence MNIRRHVTHAALVRTRERVAHALSAAAIVLCACFSVNQPAHADKIRDLVQVGGVRSNQLIGYGLVVGLDGSGDQTTQAPFTTQSLENMLVQFGITVPANVRPQLKNAAAVTVTAQLPPFAKPGQVIDVTVASIGNAKSIRGGELLMTPLRGADGNVYAMAQGSVVVGGITASGKSGSSVQVNISASGRIPNGASVERAVVSSFSNGGDLVLNLNTADFTTATRIAEAVNRTYGAGTANAMDGGSVSVRGPQDPSQRVAWMGAIQNIDVTPGDAPARVVVNSRTGTVVIGADVRVTPAAVAHGSIQVTISENPQVSQPGPFSKGGQTVVVPQSDVQVSEDGAHMFKFGPGTNLDTIVRAVNQVGASPTDLISILQALKQAGALHAELVVI from the coding sequence ATGAACATCCGTCGCCATGTCACCCATGCCGCGCTGGTCCGCACGCGCGAGCGCGTGGCCCATGCCCTGAGCGCCGCGGCCATCGTGCTGTGCGCGTGTTTCTCGGTGAACCAGCCCGCGCACGCGGACAAGATCCGCGACCTGGTGCAGGTCGGTGGCGTGCGCAGCAACCAGCTGATCGGTTACGGCCTGGTGGTGGGCCTGGACGGTAGCGGTGACCAGACCACGCAGGCACCGTTCACCACGCAAAGTCTGGAAAACATGCTGGTGCAGTTCGGCATCACGGTACCGGCCAATGTGCGGCCACAGCTGAAGAACGCGGCGGCGGTCACGGTGACCGCGCAGTTGCCGCCGTTCGCCAAGCCCGGCCAGGTCATCGACGTCACCGTGGCCTCCATCGGCAACGCCAAGAGCATCCGTGGCGGCGAGCTGCTGATGACCCCGCTGCGCGGTGCGGACGGCAACGTCTATGCCATGGCGCAGGGCAGCGTGGTGGTGGGCGGCATCACCGCGTCGGGCAAGAGCGGCTCCAGCGTGCAGGTGAACATTTCCGCGAGCGGCCGCATTCCCAACGGTGCGTCAGTCGAACGCGCGGTGGTCTCGTCGTTTTCCAACGGCGGCGACCTGGTGCTCAACCTCAACACGGCGGACTTCACCACGGCCACGCGCATCGCCGAGGCGGTGAATCGCACCTATGGCGCGGGCACGGCCAATGCGATGGACGGCGGCTCGGTGAGCGTGCGCGGCCCGCAGGATCCCAGCCAGCGGGTGGCGTGGATGGGCGCTATCCAGAATATCGACGTGACGCCGGGCGACGCGCCAGCGCGCGTGGTGGTCAACTCCCGTACCGGCACCGTGGTGATCGGCGCGGACGTGCGCGTGACGCCGGCCGCCGTGGCGCACGGTTCCATCCAGGTGACCATTTCCGAGAACCCGCAGGTATCCCAGCCCGGGCCCTTCAGCAAGGGTGGCCAGACGGTGGTGGTGCCGCAGAGTGACGTGCAGGTCAGCGAAGACGGCGCCCATATGTTCAAGTTCGGCCCGGGCACCAACCTCGACACCATCGTGCGCGCGGTGAACCAGGTGGGCGCCTCGCCGACCGACCTCATTTCCATCCTGCAGGCGCTCAAGCAGGCCGGCGCGCTCCATGCGGAGCTGGTGGTGATCTGA
- the flgH gene encoding flagellar basal body L-ring protein FlgH produces MSSFRSLPRIGVVLALAMLSGCGMQPTHDDHQWAATMPAEQSAAPPTDGSIYHADQGMELFNDARAHRVGDILTITLVESTQASKKATTNTSKKDASTISSPTILGHALKVGGKTADSSLNANRAFDGSGDSSQSNQLSGSITVTVAQRLSNGNLMVRGEKMVTINQGQEQIRIAGIVRPQDILQDNSVPSTRVADAQIGYTGKGALADANTQGWLSRFFSSKWMPY; encoded by the coding sequence ATGTCGTCCTTCCGTTCCCTTCCTCGCATCGGCGTCGTGCTGGCTCTGGCCATGCTGTCGGGCTGCGGCATGCAGCCGACGCACGACGATCACCAGTGGGCGGCCACCATGCCGGCGGAGCAGAGCGCTGCGCCGCCGACCGACGGCTCGATCTACCACGCCGACCAGGGCATGGAGCTGTTCAACGACGCGCGTGCGCACCGTGTGGGCGACATCCTCACCATCACGCTGGTGGAAAGCACGCAGGCGTCCAAGAAGGCCACCACCAACACGAGCAAGAAGGACGCAAGCACCATCTCCTCGCCGACCATTCTTGGTCATGCGCTCAAGGTCGGCGGCAAGACGGCGGACAGCAGCCTCAATGCCAACCGCGCGTTCGACGGCAGCGGCGACAGCAGCCAAAGCAACCAGCTCTCCGGATCGATCACGGTGACGGTGGCGCAGCGTCTTTCCAACGGCAACCTGATGGTGCGTGGCGAGAAGATGGTCACCATCAACCAGGGGCAGGAACAGATCCGTATCGCCGGCATCGTGCGTCCGCAGGACATCCTGCAGGACAACAGCGTGCCGTCCACGCGCGTGGCCGACGCGCAGATCGGTTACACCGGCAAGGGTGCACTGGCCGATGCGAATACGCAGGGCTGGCTGTCGCGCTTCTTCAGCTCGAAGTGGATGCCGTACTGA